In the Flavobacterium acetivorans genome, one interval contains:
- a CDS encoding endonuclease/exonuclease/phosphatase family protein, giving the protein MKNLSWFNRIMFVLNIVLTIVTFIAYVLPFLAPKIFPILSVLTLFMPAFFILNGLFFVYWAIQFKKRMILSGLVLLMGITFINKFYKFSAQEYPQDEKDFIVMSYNVRLFNLFKWQDKHYVPEEILAFINDKNPDILCIQEYSSSANIDLKVYRHKYIFMEGNKIKTGQAIFSKFPIIDQGNIVFPNSNNNVVYADIKKGKDIIRVYNMHLQSIKISPDVNEISDNIDVINKDKSQLLLIRISKAFKQQQQQAEIFKEHKRKCAYPIIICGDMNNSAFSYVYRSIKGSLKDSFEEAGVGFGQTYKFRYYPARIDYIFADEKMKVKKFETFPEFDNSDHYPIMAKLAL; this is encoded by the coding sequence ATGAAAAACCTTTCATGGTTCAATAGAATAATGTTTGTTTTAAACATTGTTCTGACAATAGTGACTTTTATTGCTTATGTTTTGCCCTTTTTGGCGCCCAAAATATTTCCCATATTATCAGTGTTGACACTTTTTATGCCAGCATTTTTTATACTCAATGGCTTGTTTTTTGTGTATTGGGCTATACAGTTTAAAAAACGAATGATTCTTTCGGGTTTGGTTCTTTTGATGGGAATTACATTTATCAATAAATTCTACAAATTTTCAGCGCAAGAATATCCACAAGACGAGAAAGATTTTATCGTAATGAGTTATAATGTGCGTTTGTTTAATTTGTTTAAATGGCAAGACAAGCATTATGTTCCTGAGGAGATTTTAGCTTTTATAAACGATAAAAACCCCGATATTTTGTGTATACAGGAATATTCATCATCGGCTAATATTGATCTGAAAGTCTATCGCCATAAATATATTTTTATGGAAGGCAATAAAATTAAGACAGGTCAGGCTATTTTCTCTAAATTTCCTATTATCGATCAAGGAAATATTGTTTTTCCTAATTCTAATAACAATGTTGTTTATGCTGATATTAAGAAAGGAAAGGATATTATCAGGGTTTACAATATGCATTTGCAGTCAATAAAAATCTCTCCGGATGTAAATGAAATTTCTGATAATATTGACGTTATCAATAAAGACAAATCGCAATTATTGCTTATTAGAATCAGTAAAGCTTTCAAGCAACAACAACAGCAAGCCGAAATTTTTAAAGAGCATAAAAGAAAATGCGCCTATCCTATAATCATTTGTGGTGATATGAATAACAGTGCTTTTTCCTATGTTTATAGAAGTATAAAAGGTTCTTTAAAAGACAGTTTTGAAGAAGCGGGAGTTGGTTTTGGACAAACCTATAAGTTTAGGTATTATCCAGCTCGAATTGATTATATTTTTGCGGATGAGAAAATGAAAGTCAAAAAATT
- a CDS encoding rhomboid family intramembrane serine protease, with protein sequence MNIVDDLKLQYKLGGIAHKLIYWNVAFFLISLVFFYQFKNGAFNFPSWIALSSEPSGFVLNPWTFLSYAFFHSGFMHLLFNMIILNFASSFFLTFFTQKQFLGLYVLSAIFAGICFVAGYYILNLSASIVGASAAIMGILVAVTTYQPLMNVRLLLIGNVKLWHITAVILILDLMQFRLDNTGGHISHLAGAFFGFLYIKLLQNGTDMSKVVTAVIDFFTNLFKKSAKTPFKKVHKNYTGRPIEKPVSKIITKDKQQQQIDEILDKISQSGYDSLTKEEKEFLFKVGK encoded by the coding sequence ATGAATATAGTAGACGACTTAAAATTGCAATACAAGCTGGGAGGCATAGCGCATAAGCTTATCTATTGGAATGTGGCCTTTTTTTTGATTTCGTTGGTTTTTTTCTATCAATTTAAAAATGGTGCGTTTAATTTTCCCAGTTGGATTGCGCTGTCATCTGAACCTTCTGGTTTTGTCTTAAATCCTTGGACTTTTCTTAGCTATGCTTTTTTTCATAGCGGTTTTATGCATCTGTTGTTTAATATGATTATTTTGAACTTCGCCAGTTCGTTTTTTTTAACCTTTTTTACTCAAAAGCAATTTCTTGGATTGTATGTTTTAAGTGCCATATTTGCAGGGATTTGTTTTGTGGCGGGTTATTATATTTTGAATTTAAGTGCTTCTATTGTGGGAGCTTCGGCAGCAATTATGGGGATTTTAGTGGCAGTTACCACGTATCAGCCTTTAATGAACGTGCGGTTGTTGCTGATAGGAAATGTCAAGTTGTGGCATATTACGGCAGTAATTCTTATTCTGGACTTAATGCAGTTTAGATTGGATAATACCGGCGGTCATATCTCTCATTTGGCAGGTGCTTTTTTTGGTTTTTTATACATTAAATTACTGCAAAATGGGACCGATATGAGCAAAGTGGTAACGGCGGTTATTGATTTTTTTACTAATTTATTTAAGAAGTCTGCTAAGACGCCTTTTAAGAAAGTACATAAAAATTATACTGGCAGACCCATAGAAAAACCGGTTTCTAAAATCATCACCAAAGATAAGCAGCAACAACAGATTGATGAAATTTTAGACAAAATCAGTCAATCCGGTTATGATAGTTTGACAAAAGAAGAAAAAGAGTTTTTATTCAAAGTTGGAAAGTAA
- a CDS encoding rhomboid family intramembrane serine protease encodes MRNVTETVKQLIIINILFFVGTLMVGDPAYKILAMFFPENRDFQFWQPITHMFMHGGFMHIFFNMFALYSFGSALEHFWGSKKFLFFYISCGLGAALLHTGINYYYFNDAVNTLVAHGFSKTEILQILNEGKINTQWQELLTVSEFQNFTSAFMGTMVGASGAIYGIIVAFAFMFPNAELALMFIPVPIKAKYFVPGLVLVDLYLGVSGQSIFGSGTGIAHFAHVGGALFGFLMMWYWKKTQFNNNRWN; translated from the coding sequence ATGAGAAATGTAACCGAAACGGTAAAACAATTAATTATTATTAATATTCTTTTTTTTGTAGGAACTTTAATGGTAGGTGATCCAGCCTATAAAATCTTAGCGATGTTTTTCCCCGAAAACAGAGATTTCCAGTTCTGGCAGCCCATAACTCATATGTTTATGCATGGCGGTTTTATGCATATTTTTTTTAATATGTTTGCCTTATATTCTTTTGGCTCAGCTTTAGAGCATTTTTGGGGAAGCAAGAAATTCTTGTTTTTTTATATTTCTTGTGGTTTAGGGGCTGCTTTACTGCATACGGGGATTAATTATTATTATTTTAATGATGCTGTAAATACGCTTGTTGCCCATGGGTTTTCGAAGACCGAGATTTTGCAAATTTTGAATGAAGGGAAAATAAACACCCAATGGCAAGAGTTGTTGACTGTTTCTGAATTTCAAAATTTCACTAGCGCTTTTATGGGAACCATGGTAGGGGCTTCTGGAGCTATTTATGGAATTATTGTGGCCTTTGCTTTTATGTTTCCTAATGCCGAATTGGCTTTGATGTTTATTCCTGTGCCAATTAAAGCCAAGTATTTTGTACCTGGTTTGGTTTTAGTAGATTTGTATTTGGGAGTTTCGGGGCAATCTATTTTTGGAAGTGGAACCGGAATTGCTCATTTTGCCCATGTGGGTGGTGCTTTGTTTGGCTTTCTTATGATGTGGTATTGGAAGAAAACACAGTTTAATAATAACAGATGGAATTAA